A stretch of Desulfotalea psychrophila LSv54 DNA encodes these proteins:
- a CDS encoding manganese efflux pump MntP, protein MSTTYLLGLAVALAMDAFAVAIAVGIGLKRIRFRQAFRLSYHFGLFQALMPIIGWALGTGIRQFTQSYAHWIAFTLLALVGANMIREALSDDEEEPGEKDPTRGLRLIILSLATSIDALAVGLSLSMLEVSIWYPALIIGLVAGAFTLFGMLLGQRIAKLQRFSSYAEVLGGIILWAIGLNILYDNGVFSPFL, encoded by the coding sequence ATGTCCACAACATACCTTCTCGGCCTGGCCGTTGCCCTGGCAATGGACGCCTTTGCCGTGGCCATCGCCGTTGGCATTGGCCTTAAAAGAATTCGTTTTCGGCAGGCCTTCCGCCTCTCCTACCACTTCGGTCTCTTCCAGGCATTGATGCCCATCATCGGCTGGGCCCTTGGCACAGGCATTCGTCAATTCACCCAAAGCTATGCCCACTGGATTGCCTTTACCCTCCTGGCCCTGGTTGGGGCCAATATGATAAGAGAGGCCTTAAGTGATGACGAGGAGGAGCCCGGGGAAAAGGATCCAACGCGGGGACTGAGGCTGATTATCCTCTCCCTGGCCACCAGCATCGATGCCCTGGCCGTGGGCCTGAGTCTCTCCATGCTCGAAGTCTCTATCTGGTATCCTGCCCTGATCATCGGTCTAGTGGCGGGAGCCTTCACCCTCTTCGGCATGCTTCTTGGTCAACGCATCGCAAAGCTACAAAGATTCAGCTCCTACGCAGAGGTGTTAGGTGGAATTATCCTATGGGCCATAGGCCTCAATATCCTCTATGACAATGGGGTTTTCTCTCCCTTTTTATAA
- a CDS encoding 2-oxoacid:acceptor oxidoreductase subunit alpha: MKKIRKINDFVVRFANANGSGSASANNLFSKAIFRMGIPVSGKNIFPSNIKGLPTWYEVRISERGYMGRREEVDFAVAINGQTLKDDYQQVAAGGYFLYDSTRPLGEEFNRDDILEIGIPLSEMASSAFSTARLQQLLKNIIYIGALSYLIDLDFSILSESLEQQFSGKAKLADINREALKIGFSYASEHFPASCDLQLESRSDLIGDAILIDGNSATGLGAVYGGATVAAWYPITPSTSVIEAFEKNCHKFRVDSEGKNKFAIIQAEDELAACGIAIGANWSGARAFTATSGPGLSLMTEFLGLAYFAEIPTVLIDVQRAGPSTGMPTRSQQADILAAALASHGDSKHILLLPETPTDCFQLTVQAFDLADRLQTPVIILSDLDLGMNDHICPPLQWDDSHRYDRGKIITGREIEELEEKWGRYLDLDGDGICYRSLPGSHPEHGAYFTRGTSHDEYSGYDENDDVYRRGMERLLRKWETARRILPPPAIGRGEADNPLAILFFGSSAPACREALDELSARGIKLNSLQIYAFPFHQEVQSFLDQHQKIFVIEQNRDAQMRSLLLFDCRAEQEQLLSVLSFDGLPITANNIIRQIEPPLQAMGAAL; this comes from the coding sequence ATGAAAAAAATTAGAAAGATAAATGATTTCGTTGTCCGCTTTGCCAATGCCAACGGCTCAGGCTCTGCCAGTGCCAATAACCTCTTCAGCAAGGCAATATTTCGCATGGGCATCCCCGTCAGCGGCAAAAACATCTTTCCCTCAAACATCAAGGGCCTGCCCACCTGGTATGAGGTACGCATTAGCGAAAGGGGATATATGGGCCGCCGAGAGGAGGTTGACTTTGCGGTGGCCATCAACGGCCAGACCCTGAAAGATGACTACCAACAGGTGGCAGCAGGGGGCTATTTTCTCTATGACTCAACTCGCCCCCTCGGCGAGGAATTTAACAGAGATGATATCCTTGAAATAGGCATCCCCTTAAGCGAAATGGCAAGCTCTGCCTTCTCCACGGCACGCCTGCAACAGCTACTGAAAAACATTATCTATATAGGTGCTCTCTCCTATCTCATCGACCTTGATTTTTCCATCCTGAGCGAATCACTGGAGCAACAGTTCAGCGGCAAGGCCAAGCTTGCAGACATTAATAGAGAAGCCTTGAAGATTGGCTTTTCCTATGCCAGCGAACATTTCCCCGCCAGCTGCGACCTCCAGCTTGAGTCGCGGAGCGACCTCATCGGCGACGCCATCCTTATAGACGGCAATAGCGCAACAGGCCTAGGTGCCGTCTACGGCGGGGCAACGGTTGCGGCCTGGTATCCCATCACCCCATCAACTTCGGTGATCGAGGCATTTGAAAAAAACTGTCATAAGTTTCGGGTTGACAGTGAGGGAAAAAACAAATTTGCCATCATCCAGGCAGAGGATGAACTGGCCGCCTGCGGAATAGCCATCGGCGCCAACTGGAGTGGCGCACGCGCATTTACCGCCACCTCCGGCCCCGGCCTATCACTGATGACGGAATTTTTAGGCCTGGCATACTTTGCCGAGATACCAACAGTCCTGATCGACGTCCAGCGAGCTGGACCTAGCACGGGCATGCCAACCAGAAGCCAACAGGCGGATATCCTGGCCGCGGCCCTTGCCTCCCACGGTGACAGCAAACATATCCTCCTCCTGCCAGAGACCCCGACGGACTGTTTTCAACTGACGGTCCAAGCCTTTGACCTAGCCGACAGACTGCAAACCCCGGTCATTATCCTCAGCGATCTTGATTTGGGCATGAACGACCATATCTGCCCACCACTACAGTGGGATGACTCCCACCGCTACGACCGGGGCAAGATAATCACAGGCCGGGAAATTGAAGAACTTGAGGAGAAATGGGGCAGATACCTTGACCTTGATGGTGATGGCATCTGTTATCGCAGCCTTCCTGGCAGCCATCCAGAGCATGGGGCATATTTCACCAGAGGGACATCACACGATGAATACTCTGGTTATGATGAGAACGACGACGTCTACCGCAGGGGGATGGAACGCCTCCTCAGAAAATGGGAAACTGCCCGAAGAATTTTACCCCCCCCCGCAATCGGCAGAGGAGAGGCAGACAATCCCTTAGCTATATTATTTTTCGGCAGCTCCGCTCCGGCCTGCCGAGAGGCCTTGGACGAGCTCAGCGCAAGGGGAATCAAGCTCAATAGCCTACAGATCTACGCCTTCCCCTTCCACCAAGAGGTCCAGAGCTTCCTTGATCAGCACCAAAAAATCTTTGTCATTGAACAGAACAGGGACGCACAAATGCGCAGTCTCCTCCTCTTTGACTGCAGGGCCGAACAGGAACAGCTCCTCTCAGTACTCAGCTTTGACGGCCTGCCAATCACGGCAAATAATATTATCCGGCAGATAGAACCCCCGCTGCAAGCCATGGGGGCTGCACTATGA
- the holA gene encoding DNA polymerase III subunit delta — MADIKRTQFLQEIGKGQITESSLFLFYGERYLCQEAADALQKGLMERKGTIHKIDGATEDAGQTLSRLLSYSLLPGLQIYRVSESRIFQSKTIIEKIWKKAARAMRNGRLDAVLRYLTDMAKLGGLSAQSLKGDQVFSEIGKTHWKKFFGFDKPDEDISWADQIMATAPEEQTSSPTDLVDSYIQAFDRGLPAGNILILTAETVDKRQRFFSYCKKSATTIDCSVASGSNSAAQKDQLAVVQEQLNKTLGLFQKKMAADAVRLFIDRVGCHPVAVINEAEKLALYAGDRPKISIDDVRELTSQTREDALFEFTEALSSGQAAKSLIILKRILSNNIHSLAVLATLRNFYRRLLLIRGVQLKHRVPWQQMPAQQFQNSYLPSLKENDEWAELIKGHPFAVYNNFKRAAEYSPNSLKNLLILVHGAEYRVKSSFLPQQLLLEELTIAILRNKKI; from the coding sequence ATGGCAGATATAAAACGCACCCAGTTCCTCCAGGAAATCGGCAAGGGCCAGATAACAGAGTCTTCACTCTTTCTCTTTTACGGCGAACGGTACCTCTGTCAAGAGGCAGCAGATGCCCTGCAGAAGGGATTGATGGAGAGGAAGGGGACCATCCACAAGATAGATGGGGCCACGGAGGATGCAGGCCAAACCCTGTCCCGCCTGCTCAGCTACAGTCTTCTTCCCGGCCTACAGATATACCGGGTCAGCGAGAGCCGTATCTTCCAGAGCAAGACCATTATCGAAAAAATCTGGAAAAAGGCCGCCCGCGCCATGCGCAACGGCCGACTTGATGCCGTCCTCCGCTATCTGACCGACATGGCAAAGCTGGGTGGTCTCAGCGCCCAATCACTGAAGGGCGATCAGGTCTTCAGTGAAATAGGAAAAACCCACTGGAAAAAATTCTTTGGCTTTGATAAGCCTGACGAAGATATCTCCTGGGCCGACCAGATCATGGCCACTGCCCCCGAGGAGCAGACTTCCTCGCCCACGGATCTGGTTGACTCCTATATCCAAGCCTTTGATCGCGGCCTCCCCGCCGGCAACATCCTCATACTCACCGCCGAAACCGTTGATAAACGGCAACGCTTCTTCTCTTACTGCAAGAAAAGTGCGACCACCATTGACTGCTCGGTGGCAAGTGGCAGCAACTCTGCCGCCCAGAAGGATCAACTGGCGGTGGTCCAGGAACAGCTGAATAAAACCCTGGGACTCTTCCAAAAAAAGATGGCGGCAGATGCGGTAAGACTCTTTATCGACCGGGTGGGCTGCCATCCCGTAGCCGTTATCAATGAAGCGGAAAAGCTCGCCCTCTATGCAGGGGATAGGCCTAAGATCAGCATCGATGATGTGCGGGAACTGACAAGCCAAACTCGCGAAGATGCCCTCTTTGAGTTCACCGAGGCCCTCTCCAGCGGCCAGGCGGCTAAGAGCCTTATCATCCTTAAACGGATTTTAAGCAATAACATCCATAGTCTTGCTGTCCTGGCAACACTGAGGAACTTCTACCGCAGACTCCTGTTGATAAGGGGGGTACAGTTAAAGCATAGAGTTCCCTGGCAGCAAATGCCCGCCCAACAGTTCCAAAACAGTTACCTGCCCAGCCTTAAAGAAAACGATGAATGGGCAGAACTGATCAAAGGACACCCCTTTGCCGTCTATAATAATTTTAAGAGGGCAGCTGAATACTCCCCAAACAGCCTCAAGAACCTGCTCATTCTTGTTCATGGTGCCGAGTATCGGGTAAAAAGCTCTTTTTTGCCACAGCAACTTTTACTTGAGGAACTGACAATTGCCATCCTCCGTAACAAAAAAATATAA
- a CDS encoding ATP-dependent Clp protease adaptor ClpS: MTEDKQQSDSATIDDIETREPPMYRVLIHNDDYTSMDFVVAILMQIFSKTEAVAEEIMLTVHSSEVGVAGLYTHEIAETKVAIVHQLAEQNEFPLRCSLEKE, translated from the coding sequence ATGACTGAAGACAAACAACAAAGCGACAGCGCAACTATAGACGATATTGAAACACGAGAACCACCAATGTACAGGGTACTCATCCATAACGATGACTACACCTCCATGGATTTTGTTGTTGCTATTTTAATGCAGATCTTTAGTAAAACAGAGGCAGTCGCTGAAGAGATAATGCTTACCGTGCACAGCAGTGAAGTAGGTGTTGCTGGGCTCTATACCCATGAAATAGCAGAGACAAAGGTTGCCATAGTCCATCAACTGGCAGAACAGAACGAATTTCCCCTACGCTGCTCCCTAGAAAAAGAATAA
- a CDS encoding response regulator translates to MEKYRILLVDDEPNNLKLLREILGGVYDLKFATNGKNALLAAEKHQPHLILLDVMMPGMDGYEVCRRLKADPLTAKIPVIFATARTKVEDEKHGFDVGGVDYLTKPLSAPIVLRRVATHLSLVRVDELDSLARAAIRMLGEAGHYNDTDTGEHIWQMAAYSRAIAVAAGWSIERANKIELAAPMHDMGKVGIPDNILKAPRKLEPEEWQVIMTHCQIGYDILVMSDNPIFQLAAEIALGHHEKWDGTGYPLQRSGEDIPESARIVAIADIFDALTMKRPYKEAWSVEDAFLEIEQLSGSQLEPRLVERFLSIEEEIRAIKIKWDGV, encoded by the coding sequence GTGGAAAAATATCGGATTTTGCTGGTGGATGATGAGCCAAATAACCTGAAGCTCTTGCGGGAAATATTGGGAGGAGTCTACGATCTCAAATTTGCCACAAATGGAAAAAATGCCCTACTTGCGGCAGAAAAACATCAACCTCATCTCATTCTACTTGATGTTATGATGCCCGGAATGGATGGTTATGAAGTTTGTCGTCGGCTCAAGGCTGATCCTCTTACGGCAAAAATACCGGTAATTTTTGCCACAGCCAGGACTAAGGTGGAGGATGAAAAACATGGATTTGATGTCGGTGGAGTGGATTATCTTACCAAGCCCCTTTCTGCGCCGATTGTTTTGCGCCGAGTGGCGACGCACCTCTCTCTTGTTCGAGTAGATGAATTGGATTCTCTAGCCCGGGCGGCTATTCGAATGCTTGGTGAGGCTGGGCACTATAACGATACTGATACAGGCGAGCATATTTGGCAAATGGCAGCCTATTCCAGGGCCATTGCTGTGGCGGCAGGATGGTCAATCGAGAGGGCAAATAAAATTGAGCTTGCAGCCCCCATGCATGACATGGGTAAGGTGGGGATTCCCGATAATATTCTTAAGGCCCCCAGAAAGTTAGAGCCGGAGGAGTGGCAGGTAATTATGACTCATTGTCAAATAGGATATGATATTCTCGTTATGTCCGATAATCCTATTTTTCAGTTAGCGGCAGAGATTGCTCTGGGGCATCATGAAAAGTGGGACGGAACTGGTTACCCCCTGCAGCGTTCTGGAGAAGATATACCGGAATCGGCTCGTATTGTTGCCATAGCGGATATTTTTGATGCCCTTACCATGAAGAGACCCTATAAAGAGGCATGGTCTGTGGAGGATGCCTTTCTGGAAATTGAACAGCTCTCCGGTTCTCAGCTTGAGCCAAGACTTGTGGAGAGATTTCTTTCAATAGAGGAGGAAATTCGGGCAATAAAGATAAAATGGGATGGTGTTTGA
- the clpA gene encoding ATP-dependent Clp protease ATP-binding subunit ClpA translates to MISKTLEQSLVRALQEAKKRKHQFVTIEHMLYGLLADDLACYIIKECGASIDTLREKLDKFFETRVPKISSSTEEEAVQTVAFNRVLQRALNHVKSCGKKEADAGDILVAIFGEKDSHAVYFLTSLGLNRMAVVSFIAHDIPSDNQQESLNAPAKTPEETPGESALEKYTTNLTVNAAKGLIDPLIGRESELKRIMQVLCRRKKNNPLLVGEPGVGKTAIVEGLARHIFEDSLARRDGRKTKFPELLHDTDIYLLDMGSLVAGTKYRGDFEKRLKAVISEIKEEENAILFIDEIHTIVGAGSTSEGSMDASNLLKPALQEGVLRCIGSTTYEEYKSHIEKDRALSRRFQKIDLPEPSVADTQLILQGVKSQYEKHHNIKYSDESILAMAELADRYINERFLPDKAIDVMDEIGSRFRLAGRKKAIVRVKDVEEVVSEIARIPAKQTSASEANQLRHLDNSLRSVVYGQDNAIKALTTAVKRSRAGLGNPLSPTGSFVFSGPTGVGKTEVARQLAKQLGIHFERFDMSEYMEKHAVARLIGAPPGYVGFDQGGQLTEAIRKHPHCVLLLDEIEKAHPDIFSILLQVMDHATLTDNSGRRADFRNVILIMTSNAGAREMTTTPIGFVQDKTTKGKGAIKKLFAPEFRNRLDAIIAFDQLSIKSAEKVVGKLLTEISAQLADKNVSISLTAGAKKYLASKGYSPEFGARPLQRLILTEIGDVLSDEILFGQLKNGGSVKIGCKNKALTFSYGK, encoded by the coding sequence ATGATAAGTAAAACATTAGAACAATCACTGGTTAGGGCCCTCCAAGAAGCCAAGAAAAGAAAGCACCAATTTGTCACCATAGAGCATATGCTCTATGGACTGCTAGCCGATGATCTTGCCTGCTATATTATCAAAGAATGTGGAGCCTCGATTGATACCCTTCGGGAAAAACTTGATAAGTTCTTCGAAACGAGGGTACCGAAAATTTCCTCCAGCACCGAAGAAGAGGCGGTACAGACCGTTGCCTTTAACCGAGTCCTGCAACGAGCCCTCAACCACGTAAAGAGCTGTGGCAAAAAAGAGGCCGATGCAGGTGATATACTGGTGGCAATCTTTGGCGAAAAAGACTCTCACGCCGTCTACTTCCTCACCAGCCTTGGCCTTAACCGCATGGCAGTTGTCAGCTTTATCGCCCACGATATACCAAGCGATAACCAGCAAGAGTCACTGAACGCACCGGCAAAGACCCCGGAAGAGACTCCGGGGGAAAGCGCCCTGGAAAAGTACACGACAAACCTCACAGTCAACGCTGCAAAGGGGCTGATAGACCCCCTTATCGGTCGCGAATCTGAACTGAAACGAATCATGCAGGTCCTCTGTCGACGCAAGAAGAACAACCCCCTACTCGTAGGTGAACCGGGGGTCGGCAAAACTGCCATAGTTGAGGGCTTGGCCCGGCATATCTTTGAAGACAGCCTGGCCCGCAGGGACGGACGCAAGACAAAGTTCCCTGAACTGCTCCACGACACAGATATCTACCTGCTCGACATGGGGTCTCTGGTGGCCGGGACAAAGTATCGCGGCGATTTCGAAAAGAGGCTTAAAGCCGTTATCTCTGAGATAAAGGAGGAGGAGAATGCCATCCTCTTTATCGATGAAATCCATACCATCGTCGGGGCAGGCTCCACCAGTGAAGGATCAATGGATGCCTCGAATCTGCTCAAACCCGCCCTGCAGGAAGGTGTGCTCCGCTGTATTGGCTCCACTACCTATGAAGAGTATAAATCCCATATCGAAAAAGACCGGGCCCTCTCCAGACGGTTTCAAAAAATAGATCTGCCAGAACCCTCTGTAGCCGACACCCAACTCATCCTGCAGGGAGTGAAGTCACAATACGAAAAGCACCATAATATCAAATATTCAGATGAATCTATCCTGGCCATGGCTGAGCTTGCCGATCGCTATATCAACGAGCGGTTCCTTCCCGACAAGGCTATTGATGTCATGGATGAGATAGGCTCACGTTTTCGCCTGGCAGGACGAAAAAAGGCAATAGTGCGGGTTAAGGACGTGGAGGAAGTTGTCTCGGAAATTGCCAGAATTCCTGCCAAACAGACATCGGCATCGGAGGCAAACCAACTACGCCATCTGGATAACAGTCTGCGCTCGGTTGTCTACGGTCAAGACAATGCCATTAAGGCCCTGACCACGGCAGTGAAGAGATCCCGGGCCGGACTTGGCAATCCACTCTCACCAACGGGAAGCTTTGTTTTCTCCGGCCCCACAGGCGTTGGTAAAACAGAGGTTGCTCGTCAGCTTGCCAAACAGCTTGGAATACACTTCGAGCGATTTGATATGAGTGAGTATATGGAAAAACATGCCGTGGCCAGGCTCATAGGAGCCCCCCCCGGTTATGTCGGTTTTGATCAGGGAGGTCAACTTACCGAAGCCATTCGCAAGCATCCACACTGTGTCCTCCTCCTCGATGAGATTGAGAAGGCCCATCCCGATATTTTTTCCATCCTCCTTCAGGTGATGGATCATGCAACTCTGACCGACAACTCAGGACGCAGGGCGGATTTTCGCAATGTTATCCTGATCATGACCAGTAATGCCGGGGCCCGGGAGATGACCACGACCCCCATAGGATTTGTCCAGGACAAGACAACCAAGGGCAAGGGGGCCATCAAAAAGCTCTTCGCCCCTGAATTTCGCAACCGCCTGGATGCCATCATTGCCTTTGATCAGCTCAGCATTAAATCCGCTGAGAAGGTGGTGGGTAAGCTCCTCACCGAAATCAGCGCTCAACTGGCCGATAAAAATGTCTCCATCAGCCTGACTGCTGGCGCCAAAAAGTATCTTGCCAGCAAGGGCTATAGTCCAGAATTTGGAGCCAGACCCCTGCAGAGACTTATCCTTACCGAAATTGGCGATGTCCTCAGTGACGAGATTCTCTTTGGCCAACTGAAAAATGGTGGTAGTGTCAAAATTGGCTGTAAAAATAAAGCACTAACCTTTAGCTACGGGAAATAG
- a CDS encoding histidine triad nucleotide-binding protein, with translation MKISGDVMSDCLFCKIIGGEIPVKKLYEDDDVFAFWDIAPQAPKHFLVVPKKHITGPADLAAEDEQLIGKMMRVGAQLAKEQGIGDGFRTVLNNGIQAGQTVFHIHMHILGGRDLQWPPG, from the coding sequence ATGAAAATAAGTGGAGATGTTATGAGTGACTGCCTGTTCTGTAAGATTATTGGCGGAGAAATCCCCGTAAAGAAACTCTATGAAGACGATGATGTTTTCGCCTTCTGGGATATTGCCCCCCAGGCACCAAAACACTTTTTGGTTGTCCCAAAAAAACATATCACTGGCCCTGCAGACCTTGCGGCAGAAGATGAACAGCTGATTGGCAAGATGATGCGGGTCGGCGCCCAACTGGCCAAGGAACAGGGCATTGGCGACGGTTTTCGCACCGTCCTCAACAACGGCATCCAGGCCGGACAGACTGTATTCCATATCCATATGCATATTCTGGGTGGACGAGATCTGCAGTGGCCTCCAGGCTGA
- a CDS encoding 2-oxoacid:ferredoxin oxidoreductase subunit beta, whose protein sequence is MTTNKPIFHHPKDPLNALGYRRKDYEGAASTLCPGCGHDSVTNAIIQACFEMNIPPHQAVKVSGIGCSSKTPTYFLGRSHGFNSVHGRMPSVAMGAHMSDQDLLMIGISGDGDTASIGMGQFAHIIRRNPKLSYIVMNNGCYGLTKGQDSATADRGSASRKGKASIYESIDLCELALSLGATFVARSFSGDRSQLEPLLKAAFSHNGLAFLDVISPCITFNNNAGSTKSYEYVRAHIKSRGNIKFIAAKEEEQSKENGQRIKMDNGSQLLLPMNPERDVRNRLMAMQDLLEAKEENRILTGLLYIEEGSQNSHQLLNTCKKSLNSLQESELCPKNKILQQINQNFR, encoded by the coding sequence ATGACCACCAACAAACCAATATTTCACCATCCAAAAGATCCGCTTAATGCCCTGGGCTACAGACGAAAAGATTACGAGGGAGCGGCCTCTACCCTCTGCCCCGGCTGTGGCCACGACTCTGTGACCAACGCCATAATCCAGGCATGTTTTGAAATGAACATACCACCGCATCAGGCGGTTAAGGTCAGCGGAATTGGCTGTTCCAGCAAGACTCCTACCTACTTCCTCGGTCGGAGTCATGGCTTTAACTCCGTCCATGGACGCATGCCCTCGGTGGCCATGGGGGCCCATATGTCCGACCAAGATCTGCTGATGATAGGTATATCGGGGGACGGAGATACTGCCTCCATCGGCATGGGCCAATTTGCTCACATAATCCGGCGCAACCCCAAGCTTAGCTATATTGTCATGAACAATGGTTGCTATGGCTTGACCAAGGGACAGGATTCTGCCACCGCTGACCGGGGTTCCGCCAGCAGAAAGGGCAAGGCCAGCATCTATGAGTCCATTGATCTCTGCGAACTGGCCCTCAGCCTCGGTGCCACCTTTGTTGCCCGCAGTTTTTCCGGGGACAGGTCACAGTTGGAGCCCCTCCTCAAGGCCGCCTTTAGCCATAATGGTCTGGCATTTCTCGATGTCATCTCCCCCTGCATCACCTTCAACAACAACGCCGGTTCCACCAAAAGCTATGAATATGTACGCGCCCACATAAAGAGCAGAGGTAATATCAAATTCATTGCCGCCAAAGAGGAGGAGCAGAGCAAGGAGAATGGACAGCGCATCAAGATGGACAACGGCAGCCAGCTACTTTTACCCATGAACCCAGAAAGAGATGTCAGAAACCGGCTTATGGCCATGCAGGATCTGCTGGAGGCAAAGGAAGAGAACCGCATCCTCACCGGACTCCTCTATATAGAAGAGGGTAGCCAAAACAGCCACCAGCTCCTTAACACCTGCAAAAAATCGCTCAATAGTTTACAAGAGAGTGAACTCTGTCCTAAAAACAAGATCCTTCAACAAATTAACCAAAATTTTCGTTAA
- the ilvA gene encoding threonine ammonia-lyase, biosynthetic, producing MKKIIRDILTSRVYEAAVETPLEQAVQLSHQLGNKILLKREDQQPVFSFKIRGAYNKIAHLSEEERARGVITASAGNHAQGVAYSAKKLGISALIVMPTTTPKIKVDAVRRMGGQVILHGDNYSEAATHTEQIMAETGRYYIPPFDDELVIAGQGTIADEILRQNPGKIDAIFIPVGGGGLIAGIAAYMKNLRPEIRIIGVEPTDSNAMHCSLKAGKRVELSTVGIFADGVAVRKVGEQTFALCQEYVDEIIEISSDELCSGIKAIYQATRSIVEPAGGLGMAGLLKYIRETGCKDKTLIAINSGANMNFERLRYVAERTLIGEEQEALFAVTMPEEAGSLKTFCQRIVEKRNITEFNYRHISPEKAHIFVGISIEQAKERQEFSQQLTAAGYENIDLTDNDLAKNHIRYMVGGKPASVQEERLFRFWFPETPGALVRFLDATRGALSISLFHYRMQGGNYSRVLVGFNSCRDDDELLERLDILGYRFKEETDNPAYKMFL from the coding sequence ATGAAAAAAATAATTCGTGACATCCTCACCTCCCGGGTCTATGAGGCAGCGGTGGAGACACCACTTGAACAGGCAGTACAACTCTCCCACCAACTCGGAAACAAAATCCTTCTAAAAAGAGAAGATCAACAACCGGTATTCTCCTTTAAAATACGCGGCGCTTACAATAAAATTGCCCATCTGAGCGAAGAGGAGCGAGCACGGGGGGTTATTACCGCCTCGGCGGGAAATCATGCCCAAGGCGTGGCCTATTCTGCCAAGAAACTCGGCATCTCAGCCCTGATCGTTATGCCCACCACCACCCCTAAGATCAAGGTAGATGCAGTTCGCCGTATGGGCGGCCAGGTTATCCTCCACGGCGACAACTACTCCGAGGCAGCCACCCACACCGAACAGATCATGGCGGAGACAGGTAGATACTATATCCCCCCCTTTGACGATGAGTTGGTCATTGCCGGTCAAGGCACTATTGCCGATGAAATTCTTCGCCAAAATCCCGGAAAAATTGACGCAATTTTTATTCCCGTGGGTGGGGGCGGACTCATTGCCGGCATTGCCGCCTATATGAAAAATCTCCGTCCTGAGATCAGGATAATCGGGGTAGAGCCGACCGATAGCAATGCCATGCACTGCTCCCTTAAGGCGGGTAAACGGGTGGAACTCTCCACCGTTGGTATCTTTGCCGATGGCGTTGCCGTACGGAAGGTTGGAGAGCAAACCTTTGCCCTCTGCCAGGAGTATGTAGATGAGATCATCGAAATCAGCAGCGACGAACTCTGCAGTGGTATCAAGGCCATCTACCAGGCGACCCGCTCCATTGTCGAACCTGCAGGCGGCCTTGGCATGGCCGGTCTCTTAAAATATATCCGGGAGACAGGCTGCAAGGACAAGACTCTTATTGCCATTAATTCCGGAGCCAATATGAACTTTGAGCGCCTGCGTTACGTTGCCGAGCGCACCCTGATCGGGGAGGAGCAGGAGGCACTTTTTGCGGTAACCATGCCTGAAGAGGCGGGAAGCCTGAAAACATTCTGCCAGAGGATAGTTGAAAAACGAAATATCACCGAATTCAACTATCGCCATATCTCTCCAGAAAAGGCACATATCTTTGTCGGTATCTCCATAGAACAGGCAAAAGAACGACAAGAGTTCAGCCAACAGCTCACGGCAGCCGGTTATGAAAATATCGATCTGACCGATAACGATCTTGCCAAAAACCATATCCGCTATATGGTGGGTGGCAAACCGGCAAGCGTCCAAGAGGAGAGACTCTTTCGTTTCTGGTTTCCTGAAACACCCGGAGCCCTTGTCCGTTTTCTCGACGCCACCCGTGGCGCACTCTCCATCTCCCTCTTCCACTACCGCATGCAGGGTGGAAATTATAGCCGGGTACTTGTTGGCTTTAACTCCTGCCGGGATGACGATGAGCTATTGGAGAGATTAGATATACTGGGCTACCGCTTTAAAGAAGAGACAGACAATCCCGCATACAAGATGTTTTTATAG